From the Brassica napus cultivar Da-Ae chromosome A8, Da-Ae, whole genome shotgun sequence genome, one window contains:
- the LOC125576901 gene encoding uncharacterized protein LOC125576901, which produces MSSLSSDEVEERLDEIIDDIIDETYINILEAQPSKPKKRAYIERDREIGHNRLWNDYFSEDAKFPPYLFRRRFRMNKELFLRIVHRLSEHVPFFQRRRDAMGRFGLSPLQKCTAAIRLLAYGSAADAVDEYLRVGESTAISCLKHFNEGIIQLFGNEYLRRPTEEDLQRLLHIGEIRGFPGMVGSIDCMHWRWKNCPTAWKGQYTRGSTKPSIVLEAVASQDLWIWHAFFGLPGRAPRVEYVVNGHMYNLAYYLTDGPKAELFAKLQESTRKDVERAFGVLQA; this is translated from the exons ATGTCATCATTGTCATCCGATGAAGTTGAAGAAAGATTGGACGAAATTATCGACGATATCATAGATGAAACCTACATCAACATTTTGGAAGCCCAACCCTCTAAGCCGAAGAAACGCGCTTATATAGAACGAGACCGCGAAATCGGACACAACCGATTATGGAATGATTACTTCAGTGAAGATGCGAAATTTCCGCCGTATTTATTCAGACGCCGTTTTCGTATGAACAAAGAATTATTCTTGCGTATTGTCCATCGCCTCTCAGAACACGTTCCATTCTTTCAACGAAGAAGAGATGCAATGGGGAGGTTTGGTCTTTCaccactacaaaaatgtacAGCCGCCATTCGTCTCCTTGCTTATGGTTCTGCAGCTGACGCGGTTGATGAATATCTCAGAGTTGGTGAAAGCACGGCAATTTCGTGTTTAAAGCATTTTAATGAAGGAATAATTCAGTTATTTGGTaatgagtatctacgaagacCGACAGAAGAGGATCTTCAGCGACTACTCCATATTGGAGAGATACGCGGGTTTCCGGGGATGGtaggaagcatcgactgtatgcattggagGTGGAAAAATTGCCCAACGGCTTGGAAAGGACAGTACACCCGGGGATCAACAAAACCGTCAATTGTGTTAGAGGCAgtagcttcacaagatctttggatatggcacgctttCTTCGGTCTACCAG GTCGGGCTCCGAGGGTAGAGTACGTGGTCAACGGACACATGTATAATTTGGCGTACTACCTCACGGACG gtcctaaagcagaGTTATTTGCTAAACTTCAAGAATCAACCCGGAAAGATGTggagcgggcttttggagttTTACAAGCTTGA